The Vibrio rhizosphaerae genome includes a region encoding these proteins:
- the rbsC gene encoding ribose ABC transporter permease → MSTSSMNQPTPKQQRKWFSKEWLIEQKSLIALLFLILVVSFLNPNFFTVDNILNILRQTSVNAIMAVGMTLVILTAGIDLSVGSVLALCGAFAASMIALELPVFVAVPVSLLAGACLGGLSGMIIAKGKVQAFIATLVTMTLLRGVTMVYTDGRPISTGFTDVADSFAWFGTGYMLGIPVPVWLMVIVFGLAWYLLNHTRFGRYVYALGGNESATRLSGINVDRVKIGVYAICGLMAALAGVIVTSRLSSAQPTAGMGYELDAIAAVVLGGTSLMGGKGRIMGTLVGALIIGFLNNALNLLDVSSYYQMIAKAIVILLAVLVDNKNK, encoded by the coding sequence ATGAGTACCAGTTCCATGAATCAACCGACACCCAAGCAACAACGAAAGTGGTTCAGCAAAGAGTGGCTGATTGAACAAAAGTCATTGATAGCACTGCTGTTTTTGATTCTTGTCGTGTCATTTCTGAATCCTAACTTTTTTACTGTGGATAATATCCTCAACATTCTGCGTCAGACTTCGGTCAATGCCATTATGGCGGTCGGGATGACGCTGGTCATTTTAACCGCAGGGATTGATTTGAGTGTCGGGTCTGTTTTAGCACTATGTGGTGCCTTTGCTGCCAGTATGATCGCGCTGGAATTACCGGTCTTTGTGGCCGTGCCGGTATCGCTGCTGGCGGGAGCCTGTTTAGGCGGACTGAGCGGGATGATTATTGCCAAAGGTAAAGTGCAGGCGTTTATTGCGACCTTGGTGACGATGACATTATTGCGCGGTGTGACCATGGTTTATACCGACGGGCGGCCGATTTCAACCGGATTTACCGATGTTGCAGATAGCTTTGCCTGGTTCGGGACGGGGTATATGCTGGGGATTCCGGTACCGGTCTGGCTGATGGTGATTGTTTTCGGGCTGGCGTGGTATTTGTTGAACCATACTCGATTCGGGCGTTATGTTTATGCTTTGGGTGGCAATGAGTCCGCAACGCGCTTATCCGGTATTAATGTGGATCGCGTGAAAATCGGTGTCTATGCTATCTGTGGGTTGATGGCGGCTTTGGCGGGTGTCATTGTGACTTCACGCCTGTCGTCTGCACAACCGACTGCCGGTATGGGCTATGAGTTAGATGCGATTGCAGCTGTTGTTTTGGGCGGTACCAGCCTGATGGGTGGTAAAGGCCGAATCATGGGGACATTGGTCGGGGCGTTGATTATCGGATTTTTGAATAATGCGCTCAACCTGTTAGATGTCTCTTCCTATTATCAAATGATTGCCAAAGCGATTGTGATTTTGCTGGCAGTTCTGGTCGATAATA
- a CDS encoding glycoside hydrolase family 25 protein: MAGKAMTESARTEGPMTTSVMTEKDVVAKAVLFAVVVGLFVGSYLFLSRPLLHSLSSTLPPAASSSVPLPASAIPAVSHSPQADEPSMSSDPKEHDVAVSRVTASQEQTEGKRPRSHGIDVSHDQGRVAWREVIASGIDFVYLKASDGMTFLDPMFAANMQALVSHPVLVGAYHFFEAEDDPRRQLHNFLQATQGHTLTLAPMVDVEVARGVKPKVLQARLRQFLKGVEQATGCTPVIYSYGDFWQTYIGRSFNHYPFWLADYSAEISRPAGLQHIQLWQHSEQGRLPGIRGAVDLDKALDHTALETIRCQTRREAI, encoded by the coding sequence ATGGCAGGGAAGGCAATGACGGAAAGCGCGAGAACAGAAGGCCCGATGACAACCAGCGTCATGACCGAGAAAGACGTGGTGGCGAAAGCGGTATTATTTGCTGTTGTGGTCGGTTTATTTGTCGGCAGCTACCTGTTTCTCTCCCGGCCGTTGCTTCATTCTTTATCAAGTACGCTGCCACCAGCGGCCAGCTCGTCTGTGCCACTACCGGCATCAGCGATTCCGGCGGTATCTCATTCGCCTCAGGCTGATGAACCATCTATGTCGTCAGATCCGAAAGAGCACGATGTAGCAGTGTCGCGTGTTACCGCTTCACAGGAGCAAACCGAGGGAAAGCGTCCACGGTCGCATGGGATTGATGTGTCTCACGATCAGGGCCGGGTGGCGTGGCGTGAGGTGATTGCGTCTGGCATTGACTTTGTGTATCTGAAAGCGTCGGACGGGATGACATTTCTCGATCCGATGTTTGCCGCCAATATGCAGGCGCTTGTGTCACATCCGGTTCTTGTCGGGGCTTACCACTTTTTTGAAGCTGAAGATGACCCTCGCCGACAACTGCACAATTTTTTACAGGCGACCCAAGGACATACACTGACATTAGCACCGATGGTAGATGTTGAAGTGGCGCGGGGTGTCAAACCGAAGGTCTTACAGGCTCGTTTGCGGCAGTTTTTAAAAGGGGTTGAACAAGCAACCGGCTGTACGCCGGTGATCTATTCCTATGGGGATTTCTGGCAGACTTATATCGGGCGTTCATTCAATCATTATCCGTTCTGGCTGGCTGATTATTCAGCGGAAATATCGCGACCGGCAGGATTGCAGCATATTCAGCTCTGGCAGCACTCTGAACAAGGGCGGCTGCCGGGAATTCGTGGTGCGGTGGATCTGGATAAAGCCCTTGATCATACGGCTCTGGAAACCATTCGTTGTCAGACCCGCCGGGAGGCAATATGA
- the rbsD gene encoding D-ribose pyranase yields the protein MKKNQLLNSELSYLVATLGHTDEVTVCDAGLPIPETTSRIDLALTYGVPGFIETVRTILAEMQIEGVVLATEFREVSPHLHAELQHLLEIEEQKTGKTIRQTYISHEAFKSRSGESRAIVRTGECTPYANVIFQAGVVF from the coding sequence ATGAAAAAAAATCAGTTATTGAATTCAGAGCTTTCTTATTTGGTCGCGACATTAGGACATACGGATGAAGTGACCGTCTGTGATGCGGGACTACCGATTCCGGAAACCACATCCCGGATTGATCTGGCCTTAACCTACGGTGTACCGGGATTCATTGAAACGGTGCGCACGATACTGGCCGAAATGCAGATCGAAGGGGTGGTGCTTGCCACTGAATTTCGTGAAGTAAGCCCGCATTTACATGCAGAATTGCAACACTTGCTGGAAATTGAAGAACAAAAGACCGGTAAAACGATTCGTCAGACCTATATTAGTCATGAAGCGTTTAAGAGCCGTTCGGGTGAGAGCCGGGCGATCGTACGGACCGGTGAATGTACACCGTATGCCAATGTTATTTTTCAGGCCGGGGTCGTTTTTTAG
- the rbsA gene encoding ribose ABC transporter ATP-binding protein RbsA: MVEPILALSEIDKAFPGVKALDGASLNVYPGRVMALMGENGAGKSTLMKVLTGIYTKDAGDILYQQKHAAFAGPRDSQEAGISIIHQELNLIPELTIAENIFLGREKTNRFGRILWQEMYQDADRLLARLNVRRSSKTPLGQLSLGEQQMVEIAKALSFQSKVIIMDEPTDALTDTETESLFSVIRELRAQGCGIVYISHRLKEIFEICDDVTVLRDGKFIGQRPVEEIDEDTLIEMMVGRKLDEQYPRMNSMTGEISMEVSGLTGSGVHDVSFVLKRGEILGISGLMGAGRTELMKVIYGAFPREKGEVRLGGKVVSPNTPQEGLASGIAYISEDRKGDGLVLGLSVKENMSLCALNYLSEGMQINHQNERDAVSDFIRLFNIKTPSQDQIIGNLSGGNQQKVAIAKGLMTRPKVLILDEPTRGVDVGAKKEIYQLINQFKAEGMSIILVSSEMPEVLGMSDRILVMHEGRISGEFAAQDANQENLLACAVGKHIHEVAA, encoded by the coding sequence ATGGTAGAACCCATTTTAGCGCTCAGCGAGATAGACAAAGCCTTCCCCGGCGTGAAAGCGCTCGATGGTGCCAGCTTAAATGTTTATCCGGGCCGAGTGATGGCGTTGATGGGAGAAAACGGCGCAGGCAAATCTACACTGATGAAGGTGTTGACGGGCATTTATACCAAAGATGCCGGGGATATTCTTTATCAACAAAAGCATGCCGCTTTTGCCGGGCCGAGAGATTCTCAGGAAGCCGGTATTTCTATTATTCATCAGGAGTTAAATCTGATTCCTGAGTTAACGATTGCAGAGAATATCTTTTTGGGACGGGAAAAGACCAATCGTTTCGGTCGGATCTTATGGCAAGAGATGTATCAGGACGCCGACCGCTTGTTGGCTCGTCTGAATGTGCGTCGTAGCTCGAAAACACCGCTGGGACAGTTGAGCCTCGGTGAGCAACAGATGGTCGAAATTGCCAAAGCGCTGTCGTTTCAGTCGAAAGTGATCATTATGGATGAGCCGACCGATGCTCTGACCGATACGGAAACTGAGTCGCTGTTTAGTGTGATTCGGGAGCTGCGTGCTCAGGGGTGTGGCATTGTTTATATTTCACACCGGCTGAAAGAAATCTTTGAAATTTGTGATGACGTCACGGTGTTGCGTGATGGTAAGTTTATCGGTCAGCGTCCGGTCGAAGAGATTGATGAAGACACGCTGATTGAGATGATGGTTGGCCGTAAGCTCGATGAGCAGTATCCGCGAATGAATTCGATGACGGGTGAGATCTCGATGGAAGTGAGCGGTTTGACCGGATCGGGGGTTCACGATGTGAGTTTTGTGCTCAAACGCGGCGAGATTCTCGGGATCTCCGGGTTGATGGGCGCGGGGCGAACTGAGCTGATGAAAGTGATTTATGGCGCATTCCCCCGTGAAAAAGGGGAAGTGAGACTCGGTGGCAAGGTTGTCTCACCCAACACGCCTCAAGAAGGGTTGGCCAGCGGTATTGCTTATATTTCGGAAGACCGGAAAGGCGACGGGCTTGTGCTGGGCTTATCGGTCAAAGAAAACATGTCGCTGTGTGCGCTGAATTATCTATCGGAAGGGATGCAGATTAACCATCAGAATGAACGAGATGCGGTTTCAGATTTCATCCGTCTGTTTAATATCAAGACCCCGTCTCAGGATCAGATTATCGGTAATTTATCGGGCGGAAATCAGCAAAAAGTCGCGATTGCCAAAGGGTTGATGACACGACCTAAAGTGCTGATTCTCGATGAACCGACCCGCGGCGTGGATGTCGGGGCGAAGAAAGAGATCTATCAACTGATTAACCAATTTAAAGCGGAAGGGATGAGTATCATTCTTGTCTCTTCGGAAATGCCGGAAGTCCTCGGAATGAGCGACAGAATTCTTGTCATGCATGAAGGACGCATCAGTGGCGAGTTTGCGGCGCAAGATGCCAATCAAGAAAACCTGCTGGCGTGTGCCGTGGGTAAGCATATTCACGAGGTAGCAGCATGA